GAATTCATAGTAAGCTATTGAAAGCAGAGGTAAAGTTCCACCCTCCTGGGCTAATCCTATGGCATTCTTCGCATCTTCCTTCATCATCGAAAGTTTATCTTTTAAAACTGACACGTTCTCTATTCCTATTGTATCCAAGATTACCTCCCCTCTAATTCTGGCTTCCATTGCAGAAAATAGAGCTGCAGAATACTTACCATCCTCATAGTATTCCTCTCCCTTATTTAACAGATCAACTAAATCTTTCAAATTCTGCTCGCCGAACATCGATGTTATATACATAACTATGAGCTTGGCATTATCTAATTGATCTCTAGCAGCTTTCTTTATGGCATCCCTAGAAATTACAGTCTTTCCAGCAAACTTCTCTCCAAGTTTTGCCCAAAGTTCAGCTGTTTTTGCCCTCTCGTAGGCATATGCCGCATTCCCAACTGCATTCCAATAATCTTGATTATAATACGAAGCCTCGGCCTCTTTGAGATATTCCTTTGCTTCCTCGATTCTAGTTTCACTAGCGGCTACAGTTTGTAACATCGTCACACCTTTTATCGTTAAATTGGAGACGTAATTTTCCACAGACTTGATTTCATCCTTGACTTCCGAGAATATGTCATCAATATCCTTTCCTTCGTACACGTCAATGTACCAGTCAACGTGCCTTATTATTATTCTAGCCTGAAAGTCCAGACTCATAGCGGTGTAATATTTCTCTTGATTCAATGAATCCTCGGCCATCTTGAGGGTTCTCGAGGCATCATCGAGAGCTGCTTTTAGGTAACTATACGTTGAATAGCCTACGTCACTTTCCGCAAGCTTTCTTTTTATCTCGTTGTAATAATCCTCGGTCTCCTTGTAATCCTTCTTAGCTTCTGATTCCAGGAAGGAGGTGTTTATTATTACGTTAGTCCTTGGCTTTGGTCTTTCAAGCTTATGTCCCGTGAAATAGTAAACGGCATCGTAAATATCCTTTACCTCGATGACCTTTAACCCCCACCTCTCCTGGGCATACTTCACTACATCGACCTTTCTTTGCGTTGTCGTTATTTGAGTTATTGGACCTATTTGCCTTGATTTAGATTCCGTGACAACTTGAATTCTTTGCCCCTCAGGGATTAGAAATATCTTTGCACCCGCCTGATGAGCAGCAGAAGCTTTTTCCAGTATCCCTCCCACTGGTCCAATACTACCATCGGGATTGATCATTCCCGTCATCATCACATCTTTCCTTATATCCCAGCCCATTATCGCAGCTATTATCCCGACGGTCATGGTTCCGCCGGCTGACGGCCCACCGATTATTGGGGAATCTGCTTTTACCTGGATGAACACGTCATATTTACTCATGTCAACACCAAGAACCCTACCTGCAACTTCTGCAGCAAGCCTAGCGGAGGCTTGCATGTCTACCTGAGTTAAAGGCCATGTTTCAACGTAAACGTGACCACTTCCTGGAGCTACCGTTATTATGAAATCCGTTGGAACACCAACTAGTTCTCCGGTAGATGTTACTGAAACCGCTGGAGCTTTAAGGGTGACGGTTCTCCCTTCATAAGGGCATTGAGCATATGCAGGAATTGCTAAGAGCATGAGAATTAAAAATAAAGGCATTAAAACTTTCTTCCTCATTCTAACCACCGACAAGAGAGAGATGAACTCTAAACTTATATATTTTAGCCCATTTAAGAGGTTTTGGTGATATGCAATGCTTAACCATGTTAAGCGGATCTATGCCAAAAAGAGTAGAAAACTTGTTGGTAAAAAGATAGTCCTTGCAATTCCAGGAAGTATAGCAGCTGTAGAATGCGTAAAGTTGGCAAGAGAACTGATACGGCATGGAGCTGAGGTTCACGCTGTCATGACGCCTAGTGCGACTAAGATAATTCATCCTTATGCAATGGAGTTTGCAACTGGTAATCCCGTTATAACGGAAATTACTGGGTTTATAGAACACGTCGAACTTGCGGGGGAGCATGAAAACAAGGCCGATCTTATACTAGTTTGCCCGGCAACCGCAAACACGATATCAAAGATAGCTTGCGGAATAGATGATACCCCAGTAACAACGGTTGTTACTACGGCTTTTCCACACATTCCAATAATGATAGCTCCTGCAATGCACGAGAGTATGTACAAGCATCCCATAGTAAGGGAGAACATAGAGAAATTGAAGAAGCTGGGAGTTGAGTTTATAGGGCCTAGAATTGAAGAAGGAAAAGCCAAGGTTGCAAGCATAGATGAGATAGTTTACAGGGTTATAAGGAAACTTCATCCTAAAACTCTAAAGGGAAAAAGAGTTCTCGTAACGGCCGGAGCTACTAGGGAATACATAGATCCAATAAGGTTCATAACGAATGCAAGCAGTGGAAAGATGGGGGTAGCATTAGCTGAAGAAGCCGAGTTTAGAGGAGCTGAAGTTACTTTAATAAAAACTAAAGGAAGCGTGAATAGCTTTGTTGAAAATCAAATTCAAGTTGAAACCGTTGAGGAAATGCTCGCGGCAATAGAGAAGGAGTTAACCGAAAAGAAGTATGATGTAGTTATAATGGCAGCTGCAGTAAGTGACTTTAAGCCCAAAATAAAGGCAGAGGATAAGATAAAGAGTAATAAGTCGATAACTATAGAACTCGTTCCTAATCCTAAGATAATAGATAGGATTAAAGAGCTACAGCCCGATGTGTTCCTAGTAGGTTTTAAGGCTGAAACCACAATGGAAAAACTTATTCAGGAGGCCAAGAAGCAAATAGAGAGAGCTAAAAGTGATATAGTCATTGGAAATACGTTGGAAGCCTTTGGAAGTGACGAGAGTAAGGTTATCATCATTGGAAGAAACTTTGAGAAAGAACTTCCAAAAATGAATAAGAGGGAGTTAGCTGAGAGAATATGGGATGAAATAGAAAAAAGACTTTAACCCTCTTTTTTCTCCTGCTGAGGCTTTGAGGGCGGTTTTGGAGGTTTTAGTCCATACCCAACTATCTTGAATTTAAACGTTTCACCATTTCTAAGGTAGTATGTAACTTCCTTAGTTTCCTTATTGAATTCTATTCTCTCTATTGGAAACCTCCAGTCCCCATACTCATCCTGTAACTCTTTAAACTTGTCTGGCGGTAAGGGAACCCAATCAAAAAGCTGTAATTCCTCTTCTTTACCAGTGGTTGTTAAGATGTAGCTCTCTATAAACCCAAGGGCCCCTGTGGGACAGACGTCAACACAGAATTGACAGAAGGTACATCTTCCATAGTCGATCTTTGGATGAGGCCTCTTCTCCAACTTACCGTTAACCTCTATCCAAGTCATCTCTATAGCCCTAGCGGGGCATATCTGACCGCAGAAGTTACATCCTATACACTTTTTCCAATCTAAAGTGTGGAAGCCCCTGTACTTAGGGGCAGGCTCTATTTTTTCATCTGGTATCTTTATCGTTACTGGCTTCTTAAATAGATATTTTAAACCAAGCCATGGCTTTACGAACGAAGGTTGCTTCTTAACCTTATCCTCCCCAACTACCTTTGCCGGCATGAGCATCACCTATCAATATCCGGTGGACAATTATCAAGGCTCATCAATATTATAGGAACATCGGCTATTCTCGCTCCAACCAACAATTTCTCAAGAACCCTAATTCCATGTGCAATGCTTGGCCCTCTCACGTGAACCCTGTATGGTTTGTTCCCCCCATCGCTAACCACATAAGCTCCAAAGTCACCCTTAGTCGATTCAACGTGAGCGAAGGCATCACCTGCTGGGACTTTGAACCTTGGAAGGTTCTTAAGCCTCGGATCCTCGACTTTATATGGGCCGCTCGGTGGGCCCATCTCTAAGAGTTGCTCGATAATGTATAGATCTTGCTCCAGTTCATACCTCCTAACTAAAGCTCTAGCTAACGCATCTCCTTCCTTTAAGGTTGGAACTTCGAATTCAACCTCTGAATAAAATAGGTAGGGATCATCCTTTCTGACATCGTATGCAACTCCAGTAGCCCTTAGGTTTGGACCCGTAACACCTTCGGCTAGAGCGAATTTCTTATCCATGACACCGATCCCTTCCATTCTCCTGTATGTTATATAATTCTCAAAGAGGATGTTGTCAAAGTCAGGTAGCTTTGATCTTATGTACTCCACCGTATCCCTAACCTGTCTGAGCCACTTATCTCCAGGAATATCTCTCCTAACTCCTCCTGGTATAGTGAAAATATGATAAACCCTGGCCCCTGTCAATTCCTCGAATATCCTCATTATCCTCTCTCTATAGGCGGCCGCCCATTGACCTGCTGTGTAAACACCAAGCTTGAAGCTTAATCCCATTATCCAGAAGAGATATGCTGAAACCCTAGCCAGCTCTAGAACAAGAGTCCTTATCCATTGGGCCCTCTCGGGAACTTCCCACCCAATTATTTCATCGACGGCCATTGAGTATATAGCCTCGGGAACATCTGATTCGGGAACGCATATTCTCAAGAGCAATGCAATGTTCGTGTACCAAGGTCTAAACTCTGCTAGCTTTTCAAAACCTCTGTGAAGGAATCCTGGATTAGCTATTGCTTTTACAACTCTATTACCATCCATCTTTAGGATTATACTGAAGTTTTCAGTAGCCATGTGCTGGGGGCCAAAGAACAGCTCATAGGTATCTCTATTTATGGGATAAAGCTCCATTCCATTTTGTCTCGCTTCCCTAATTAACTCTTCCTGGGTTACCATGATTATCACCTCAGATCACGTATCTGCTCTTATTTTCATCAAATCTATCGAGGATCTTATACTTCTTTTTCACGTACTCAAGCATTTTGAAATCCTTTCTATGAGGATATAATCCTCTCTCAGGGTCATCAAGGATCCAAGGCATCTCCATCCTCTCATTACCTTCAAAGTAAACGCCAAAGAAGTCATGAACATCCCTTTCATAAGTTTCAGCTGCCGGATAGATATCGCTTACAGTAGAAATCTTAGCTTTATCTAATTCTCTTGGAATTCTAGTTTTTACCATTGCATGGGTACCGAGCTCTGGATTAATTAAGTGGTAAACAAGCTCTATCTCACCATCCTTGGGCCAGTCAACCGCTGATATTTGTAGCATCAATGGAAAATTGCTCTCCTTCATTAGCATTAGAAAATCCCTTAACCTCTCAGCTGGTACTTTAAACTCTAATCTCCTCTCCCTTCTAACTTTTCCTTCAGCATATGGAGCTTTTTCTAAGATCTTTTTTACGAGTTCTTCACCAACTTGCCAACTCATTTTTTAACCTCCCTGGTCTTATCTACAAGCCAGGGTATCCACTTTCTGGCTTCCTTCTCCCTCCAACCTTCCCCTAAGAGTTCATCCTGATTCTTTTTGTACCATTCGTAATTTTCCTTGTACCTCCTCCACCCATCAGCTTCACCGCTCTCTATCATATCCATAAGCTTGTAAATTCCATCCATTACAGCTTCAGGCCTTGGCATGCATCCAGCTATGAAAACATCCACTGGTATATACTTGTCAAGATGTTTTACGGTGTTGTAAGAGTCCCAGTATACCCCCCCGTTAATGGGACATGAACCATGAGCTAAAACGTATTTAGGATCCGGGGAAAGTTCATAGGTTATTATTATCCTCTTCAATGTCTTTGGGGTTACATAGCCAGTTATCAGGAAGAGATCGTACTGCCTAGGACTTGGATCAGATAGCATACCGAATCTTTCTATATCGTATCTAGCCGTCATTAAGGGAGGCATCTCTATTCCACCGCATCCGGTACAGAATGCCACAATCCACAGGCTCTTCTTTCTCGCCCAGTTAAATAATGGTTCAAACAATCTCCAGTCAACCATCCCCACCACCTCACAAGCTTGCTAAGATCGCACCTAGTGCAGCTATTATCGTTGGCCACTTCCAGTAAAATTCGGCCGCTTGATCAATTGTGAATCTCGGGAATATCGTGCTTATGAATATCGCTATGAACAGTACCACTAACTGCTTTATTAGTAGAATGGTTATGGTAGCTAACGTATTGAGGATTGAACTTGAGAAAGCCGTTACCGCGGCCCCTCCCAGGAAGATGTTCGAGAAGAATAATGTCTCTGCGAATAGTCCTATAGCGTGCTGAACCTGTAGGATACCAAGGTGCTTACCTCCAAATTCTACCATCGGTCCCAAAGATATTTCTCCCGGGGCTATCATAATGTCAAATGGCTCCTTCCCAAACATGGCCTGGAGGACTATATCATAAGCTATAGCGGCCAAGAGCAGTGGAAGATGGAAGATGCTCCACCCATGGAGTTGCTGGGCCATTACTATTTCATAGGTGCTGAAAGTCCCATAGTATTCGCCCAGTGTAACTATTGCAAATCCTAATGGGACTTGAACGGCTAGCAATGTCAATAGAGCTCTCTGGGCACCTATTCCAGCATATGGATTCCCAGAGCTCATCGCTGCGAACATTATTCCCAACATTGGGATTTCCAATAGGAATGTTATCAATATGAGGTCTCCATAAGCCCTCAACACGCTAACGTTTCCTAAAGGAATGAACATTAAAGCTAAGATGGTAGCACCTAGGGCAAAGACTACTCCAAAGTCGTAGATCACACCATGGGTTATGTTCTCCTTCTTTGCAAAGAGCTTGATGGTATCAATTATGGGCTGATAAATTGGGGGCCCAATTCTCCTGTGTATCCTAGCTACAGTTTTTCTTATAATTCCCATGAACATGAAGCCAACAAAGGTTGCATAGATTAATATTAATAAGGCGTCAATCACAACCCTAAGCATCCTTCACACCCCCATCGCAGCTAGTATTAGTAATATTATTGCCAGGTACCAAGCATAAGCCTGAACATTTCCATTGTATATGTAGTTTCTAGCGGTTTCAGCAAAGTCTTCAATCGCCTTCCAGGTATCCTTGTACAACTTATCGAAGCTTATCCTAAGCCAAAAGGCCATTGTCTCTTTTAAGGGTAGGAAGAAGTTCCTCCTAATAGTTAGGTTATACTCCATAGTAACTGGATTTCCAGATTGGTACGTATCTGTAACTGGAACCTTTCTGGTGCTAGCTCCTAGGAAGTATAGAATTGCAGCTATTAATACGCCGATCACTAACCATATTGCAACTAACAAGGCATTGTACCTTCCAAAGCCAAGATCAAGCTCCCAGATATTTCCTCCGATTACCGGGTTACCGAAAATGGCATTTAATTCCTTAGCCACCAGCCCAGGAGCAACTCCAAAGACTACGTTCAGCGTTCCTAAGATTCCCATTCCAATTGCTAATGGAAGAGGAGCATCTTTGGTATCTTCTATATCGCTTGGCCTCTGACCAAACCATACCGCGTAAGTGAACCTTATCAAGTAAACAAAACCTATCGCGCTTCCAAAGAATAACATTCCTCCGAGAATTGGAAGTTTCTGACTAATGACAGCTTCAAATATTAACCATTTACTTGCAAACCCGACCAAAGGCGGAATCCCAGCAAGGCTCAGTATGGCTATGAATGCCATTGCGAATGTAAAGGGCATTTTCTCGGCTAAGCCTCCAAAGTCTTTGAACTCAGTTTTTCCAGTTCTATATATTATGGTAGCCACAACTAAAAAGAACAATCCCTTGAAGAGGGCATGGCTTATTGCATGGTAGATCGCTGCTTCTATTCCAAGGGAAGTTCCGATTCCTAAGCCGACTAAGATATAGCCGACCTGACTTATACTTGAGTATGCAAACAATTTCCTGATATCCTCCTGTAATGCGGCTAAAACACCGCCAATAATTATCGTTAAACCACCTAAAAACGCTATGATATAGCCGAAGAGAGGTGTTCCCTTGAACTGACCTAGGTCAATTAATAGCTTTCCGTACATCAGGACGTAGAGGAGTATGAATCCATAAACCCCTGTTTTGCTCAAGACTCCACTGAAAATTGCGGTATAACTTTGGTCAGTCTCGCTATAAGCATCCGGGGCCCAGACGTGAAGTGGGAACATCCCAGCTTTGACTCCAAAGGCCATTAAGAACAGTAGGTATATCAATGCCATGTCAAACCTACTGAAAGTAGACTTTCCACCAAGCATGGCGAGCATTGCTTCCTTTCTGAAAAACGCTGATATATCAGCAAAGGTAAACGTTCCTGTCTTTGCGTAGATTATTCCAATAGCAACAAGCATTGAATAAGCTCCTATGATGCTAAGTATCAAGTACTTTAATGATGCGGCCCTATTAAATTTAAGCACCATCATGAAGCTTGAAAACGTCATTACCTCCCAGAATATGAAGAAAGTAACGAGATCCTGGGCCATGAATATCCCTAAAGCTCCAGTTAGGCTCATAAGTGAAAATAGCCACTCGTAACTATCTTTAGCCGTTGATGCCATCCCAAAGACAGCAGACAAACCTACTACCGCTGCTATCATTGAGAATACCCAGTTTAAGTGGGACATTGAAAAGCCCAGCTCAAAGCCTCCTAAGCTTATAGTCGCCCTTATAGGATGATCAAGGCTTGGATAAAGTTTTATTAGGAATGCTAATGGGACTATTGCTCCTAATATACCTAGGCTTTCTCTAACTCCCCTAATTCTGACTAACCATGCCAATACTCCAGCCACGAGGGGTGAAAAAGTTATTAGGAGGAGCTCATTCATTGTACCACCCCCAGTAAAGGAACATTATTAATGTAAACCTTAACAGCAAAGATATCGCTTCCAGCCCTCTTCACGATCTCCCATACCGGAGTTGGATAAATTCCTATTCCTACGATTATCAGAGCTAGGAGTAGTAGGAACACAACTATCCAGCCTTCTTTTATTCTTTCTCCTTCTCCTGCAAACCACATGACGTGAAGGAGTCTAAAGTAATAAACGGCCTCTACAACACTTGCAAATAGGACTAAAACTGCTGGCCAGACAAACCCTGCTTGAATTGTCGCCACTATTATCCTGAACTTACTCCAGAATACGTTGAATAATGGAACACCTACAGTCGATATAGCTCCAACGCTTAAGGATAAGGCCGTTAGAGGCATCCTCTTCCCTAGACCTCTAAAGTCTTCTATTCTCGTTCCACCAACCATCACGCCAACGTAACCAACGCCAAGGAACATCATGGTCTTGACTATTGCATGATTCAACATATGGAAGACACCGGCATCAACTCCTGCTTGAGTTCCCAGGGAAAATGCCAGTGCTATCAGGCCAACTTGACCTATGCTTGAGTAAGCTATCATTCTTTTCACGTCTTTTTGCCTTAAAGCCGAAAGCTCAGCAAATATAACGGTTAGCGTGGCCATTATTAACAATAGCTTTAATACGGAGTCCCAACCATTTACCTTCTGCAATAGGTAAAGGATCCTCGCCATGGCATAAAGGCCGGCTTTAACGACGAAGGCCGAAAACATGACTGTTATTGGATGAGGGGCCGCCTGATAAGCGTCAGGGGCCCATGCATTGAGTGGGAACAACTCAGCTTCAACGGCCAGGCCGAAGATTATTAAGCTTAATCCCACCTGAGCAACTACTGGCATTATTTTACCTGCTGAAGCAAATTCAGCTAGTTGGGCCATGTTTAATGTTCCCGTCACTCCGTAAATTAGGGCAACCCCAATTAGGAAAAAGCTTGAACCGATTCCTCCCAGGATCATGTATTTCATGGATGCTTCAGCTGCCTCTCCCGTCTTGTTATAAGCCGTTAAAGCATACGCTGTTATTGCAGTTATCTCCATGAATACGAAGAGATTGAAGATATCTCCGGTGGCTATCATTCCAGTTGCTCCAAGCATGAGGAGGAGGAAAAGCATCGCATACTTGTCTATTGGTTCAACCTTAACCATCCTCATGCTGAATAATGAAGTCAGGAAGCTCACAATTGCTATTATTAGTATGAACAACGCAGCGAAGGGACCTATGTACAAGTTTATACCCACAGGAGGCCTCCATCCACCAGCGTATATTAGGATGGGCTTACCCGTCGTGTAAACCTCATAAAATACCCACCCAGCTATTCCGGTTTGAAGCAAGGTTATTAAAGTCAAGTATGGAAATATCAGTGATTTCTTAATCTGCTTCAATACTGGAACGAAGAATGCACTAATGAGAGGAAGAGCTATTAAAAGTGATGCCACCTGGCTCATCCTCTCAACCTCCTTATCTCTTCTATGTTTAATGTCCTATACTTTTCATACAGAATAATAGCAACGCTAAGGGCCATTGCGGTAGTTGCCACACCTATAACTATGGCCGTAAGAACCAGAGCTTGGGGAATGGGATCTACAGCTTGGGAGGGGGTTATTCCTTCACTTAAAATTGGAGCACTCCTTCCAGAGACATACCCTATACTTATCAAGAGTAAATTTACCCCAGTTTCCATTATACTTAATCCAATGAGGATTTTAAGTAGGTTCTTCTTAACTAGAACAGCGTAAAGCCCAATTAGGACCAAGCTTATTGCACCGAAATAGTAGGCAGATATCATTCTTTCACCTCCTCCTTAAGCATGTTGTCGATGATTCCGCTGAGCTCTGTACCTACCTTGATCCCAATTAATGTGTATATCACGGGAATGAATCCACCACTGAATAGTCTACCCAAGTTACTAGTTCCAAAGTGCCATGTTTGCCATATCCAGTCAAACAGGAAATATCCTCCAATTGCTAAGCCTATGAGGCCCACTAGAACGTAACTCATTCCAGCTAATCCTTCTGTAACTTCAAACCCCCTATGGGGGATCTCGTAAACTATGAACGCTAGGTACATTAGCAAGAACCCTGTAGCTATTGTGGCCCCGCCTGGGAAGCCTCCTCCTGGGGTTAAGTGACCATGAATGAAAATGTACATTCCAAACAGCATTATGAAGGGGAACAACAGTTTTGAACCCGTTGTTAAAACTAAAGAACCTTCAGTTTTTGCAGTCCTTTCCCTTCTCTTCCTCCATAATAATGCTGCTACACCCGTGGATGCTATGAAAAGAACAGTAACTTCACCTAGGGTATCGAAACCTCTGTAGTTTACAACAACGGCCGTAACCGCATTAACGGCCCCGGTCTGCTCCTTTACATGCTGAAGGTAGTATTTTCCTACAAGCATTCTATCCTCTCCAAAGGGCACGTTTGCTAACCCTTGAGCGATCCAATATCCAATTATGAGAATTAGGATTATTGAGAGCAACCTCTTTAGCATGCTCACCACCTCACCCACCAACCAGGTTTCTCTTCCTCCTCGCTTTCATACCTGTACGTCCTTTTAATGGCGAAGATGAAGACAGCACCGCTCAGGGCCGCTCCTATGGCCGCTTCCGTCATTGCAACGTCGGGGGCCTGAAGCAGGAAAAACAGTATCGATGCAAATAGGCTGACCGCGGCCATTCCCACGGTAGCAGCTAGCAAATCCCTCCATTCAACGGAAAGTATTGCGGATATAATCATTAGGAGAACAATTATATCTTCAACACATGCTATACAATTCATTCTGCTCCCTCCTTCTCCTTTAAATGCTCTTTATACTTATCAACAACGCTACCCTCC
This Pyrococcus horikoshii OT3 DNA region includes the following protein-coding sequences:
- a CDS encoding Na(+)/H(+) antiporter subunit B gives rise to the protein MLKRLLSIILILIIGYWIAQGLANVPFGEDRMLVGKYYLQHVKEQTGAVNAVTAVVVNYRGFDTLGEVTVLFIASTGVAALLWRKRRERTAKTEGSLVLTTGSKLLFPFIMLFGMYIFIHGHLTPGGGFPGGATIATGFLLMYLAFIVYEIPHRGFEVTEGLAGMSYVLVGLIGLAIGGYFLFDWIWQTWHFGTSNLGRLFSGGFIPVIYTLIGIKVGTELSGIIDNMLKEEVKE
- a CDS encoding DUF4040 domain-containing protein, with protein sequence MNCIACVEDIIVLLMIISAILSVEWRDLLAATVGMAAVSLFASILFFLLQAPDVAMTEAAIGAALSGAVFIFAIKRTYRYESEEEEKPGWWVRW